In Rubrivirga marina, the following are encoded in one genomic region:
- a CDS encoding MerR family transcriptional regulator encodes MPTSATLLSVSAAAERLGVHVGTIRRWTDEGVLSEVRTPGGHRRIPAEAVERLRRERAGEARPGPVSAGLGPDGDPADEAWADHAVVHTRYEVRANGDAVWNRAFDGAERGHRRETGRQMVGLLLRHVAGQGDAEARSAEVRRLAWGYALDMKDRGLPLSEALRATLFFRDVLTESTAYHPRFEQKPPTDQIALMRRVNEFMNEVQMTIARAYETDDPAALPPADA; translated from the coding sequence ATGCCGACCTCTGCCACCCTCCTCAGCGTCAGCGCCGCCGCCGAGCGGCTTGGCGTCCACGTCGGGACGATCCGGCGGTGGACGGACGAGGGCGTGCTCTCGGAGGTCCGGACGCCGGGGGGCCACCGTCGCATCCCGGCCGAGGCCGTCGAGCGGCTCCGAAGGGAGCGCGCGGGTGAGGCCCGCCCGGGCCCCGTCTCCGCCGGCCTCGGGCCCGACGGCGACCCGGCCGACGAGGCGTGGGCCGACCACGCCGTCGTCCACACGCGCTACGAGGTCCGCGCCAACGGCGACGCCGTCTGGAACCGGGCATTCGACGGGGCCGAGCGGGGGCACCGCCGCGAGACCGGTCGCCAGATGGTCGGTCTGCTGCTCCGCCACGTGGCGGGGCAGGGCGACGCCGAGGCCCGCAGCGCCGAGGTCCGCCGCCTGGCGTGGGGCTACGCGCTCGACATGAAGGACCGCGGCCTTCCGCTCTCCGAAGCGCTCCGCGCGACGCTCTTCTTCCGCGACGTCCTGACTGAGTCGACGGCCTACCACCCGCGCTTCGAGCAGAAGCCGCCGACGGACCAGATCGCCTTGATGCGGCGCGTGAACGAGTTCATGAACGAGGTCCAGATGACGATCGCGCGGGCCTACGAGACCGACGACCCCGCTGCCCTCCCACCCGCCGACGCATGA